ATCTTCACAGAAGCACTGGCACATGGCACGCTCCCCTGGACAGCCGACCATCAACGCAGATCCATTCTCTACAAATACTCGCCCGGCACACTGACCTATTCAGCGCGGTATTTGCCGCCAGATGTGGAAAACGCGCTCGACGAATTTACCCCCACACAACGCGCCCTGCTCGAGCCGCCCTACCGCACAAACCGCCCGCGCGTCACCCAATAATCCCATGAACGTCCTCATCCTCGGTGGCAGTGGTTTTCTCGGTCCTTATGTCGTCAAAGCACTCGAAGACCACCACCAACTTCGCGTCACCGACATCATGCCCATAGATACACCGCACGACACGCGGCAGGTCGATGTATCCGATTTTGCTCAAGTCATGTCCGCTGCCGAGGGCATGGACGTCATCATCAACTGCTCTGTTCAGCGCACACATCGCAAAATCGCTTTTGGCGTGAACACAATGGGAACGCACAACGCACTCTGCGCCGCAGTTGCGTATGGCATGAAACGCTTTATCAACACGGGACCGCGCTTCTCGCTCGTCGGGCCTTCCTATCTCGATTACGACCATACCATCTCTGAAAAAATCCCCCCACAACCCGGCACGGAACTCTATGCGATGAGCAAAGGCCTCGGCCTCGAAATCTGCCGACTCTTCAGCGAACACCATCCGCTACACATCCTCTCGCTCATCTTCTCGCGCTTTCGAAACCCCACCGCAGACCCACACAACACCGATGACAGCACCCTCAGCATATCGGCCAGAGATGCCGCACAAGCCGTTAAGTGCGCCATAGAAGTCGATCTCCAAACGCTTCCATCGCGCTTTGAAGTCTTCTTCATCACCACAGACCTGCCACACAATCGCTTCCCAAACACGCGCGCACGCTCAATACTCGGCTTTGAGCCCCGAGACAAACTCGAATCCTACTGGACAAAACCCGCCTAAATCACACATCATCACCCGGGCAAATCCCGCCCCTTTGTACAACCGGGTCCACCGGCCCCCAGATATCCAGAACTCGCCCCATTGGGATCATCCGTAACCCAAAACGAAAATAATCGCCCCGACTGCAAATAGAACCTGAATACTACAGGACGCCCGGAGACCGAAGACAAATTCTGACCAGAAGTCCACAAAATCTCGCAACAGGTGCGATCCACACAAAGCGGCACACACTGGTCCGCTCTTAAACCTTCGACCGAACGCCCATTTTCTTCCAGAACTTCCACCCGCAATTCACCCCTCGGTACCTCCACATTCACAAATAACCGATGCCCCTTAAAAACCACAGGGCGCGTGGTCAGCATACCGCCACTGGCACCTGCATCCATAGATGCAAAACCGTCCCTCCGAATAGTTGCCAACCCCGTACTCGCACCCGCATACATCACGCGCCGACTTCGCCCGATCTCCCCCACATCTGTCTTGCCGAGCTTTGGCGACTGGCCGGAAAAACCCGTAAAATAAATCCACACTTCATCCCCCACCACCATACAAACACCGCCCACCGCGTGCAAATACGCCCGATTCCAATCGCCAATACGGCGCGACGAGGCGAGAAAAGGTGTGCGGTTTGGGCGGCTAAAATGAAACCCATCGCGGCTATACCCCAGTTCCAAATCCATTGTTTTGGGTACACCCTTCTCTGCACAAATATCATTTTCAGGCCCGCGAAAAATTGCGAACAGCCCCAGCATCAAACTCTCATAAGGTGTTACATTCACATCGTAAAGTGCGACCCGGTGATCGGGCAGAGCGGGATCGGGCAGAGCGAGACTGTCGATGCGCTGCCAGAGAACCTCATCGCGCTCTTGATCCCATGTAGGCAAAAAATCATCACATTCCCGATAAAATCGCGCGCGCAAATTGGCACTCTGCCGCCGAATGCTCATACACCACTTTTTGCGAAATGGATTGTAAAAAAATGACGTATTATCGCCCACGGGTGTGGTCACAACGGGGTCGGACCAGTGAATTCCATCGGGCGATGTGTGCAACCAGCCCTCTGAGGCAGTCGCGTTTCCCCCTGTGTCATACCGATAATATTGAAACATCTTAAAGCGTTCTTCGGGTCTTTCTGCGTCATAGTCCAGCCACACCAGACACCCGTCTCGATCGTATCCATCCCGATTGGGCCATACGAGATTCGTACCGCGCACAACATCGAGATCTGGACGATCCCAGTGAATGCCATCCCGGCTTATTGCCAGTGCCGTACTGTGAAACCAGCCCGGCATGTACCACAGCTTAAACAACCCATCTTCGGGGTCGTACCACGCGCCGTCATTAAATGGTGCAGCCATCGGACAATAGCCATTGTCCATCTCTTCATCCGTCTCAGGACTCAGAACAGGGCTCGCCTCATGGATTTTTGCCTCGCCAAAAACCCTTGTCAGAGAAGTAGATGCAATCAAAAAATCATCCACAAATAACTGCCTGCCCAGATCGATGCAAATCACCTCTGGCGGATCGTCCAGATAGGGAATGGGAACAGGTGCCGGACCTCCCTCATCCACATTGCGAGGGGGCCAAGCTTCCGGCAACACAATCCCATTGTACAGCAATGCATTCATAATCTCATCCCATATTCTATTTCAGCGTCACAACCCCTTTGATATAGCTCTCATCGCCCGCCAAAATTTGTCCCATCAAAGCCGGATAATCTTCGAGCATTGCCGTATGTGTCACCAGCGGTTTGAGATCAATAATACCTTTGTGAATAAGGCGAATCGCAGGGCCAAAAGTATCTCGCAATTTTGAAGCCGGCGCGGAATTGACAACAGTAAATCCCCCCAAATGCCACTTTGTGGGATCAAAAGAGGCGGTCTGACCTTTGAGCCAGCCAAAGAGATTGATGCGCCCGCCGCGTTTCACAATATCGGTAGATAGATCCAATCCGGCCTGGCTACCTGAGGTATCGACAACCACGTCAATCTCTCTACTCTTGAGTTCGCGCGATAAATCCTGTAGATCAACCTCAGCCGTGTTATACACCTCTCCAACGCCGAGTTGTTGCGCGAGATCCAGACGACTTTGGACAATATCCAGAACGATCAAATCGTCGAGGGGATAGCGCAGAAGCCCTTGCAGGATTAACAAGCCCATAAATCCACAGCCGACGACCACAATGCGATTCCCGGGCTGAATCTGGCAATGGTCAATACCCGTAACAGCACAGGACACGGGTTCGACAATCCAGTATTCATCCGGCAAATCGGATTCCGGGATTTTGAAAACGCGCTGAGCGGATAAGTTGCGGATATTGGCAAAACCACCGCCAGCGACCCGGTCGCCCTCTTTGAAATCCGTGACACCAGCACCGATTTTGGCGACATAACCAACGCCTTCGTGCCCCGGAGGTGCCATCGGGTGCATCTGATTGCCGAGCTTAGCCGTAACCACATCCCACGAACATATCCCACATGCGCCGCCTTCAATTTGAACTTCGTTCTCTCCGGGATCTGACACTTCCCTTTCAAACAGTTCAATACTGCCATCGTCTAAGTAACGAAGCGTTTTATTTGACATTGTCTTCTCCTGTTATTTACGCACGTCGTTGATCAAACCAGGCGCGATAAGCCCGCACGCCGGATTCGAGATCGTATTTGGGCTCGTAACCGAGTTGATCTCTGGCAAGGGCAATATCGAGTGGCGCGCCGCGCTCGAGGTTGACGCCTGGGCCAACTTCATACCGGGGATTGCCCGGTGAATGCCGCCGCACGACTTCGATAATTTCGTCAATGGGATTGTACGTGCCCGTCGCAATATTAAAAGATCGGCTGGCCACATCTGTCGCCCTGAGCATGAGCAAAACACCCCGCGCGGCATCTTCGATATAAGTCCAATCGGCCTTTTGCTCGCGGCCTTGAGGCAGACTTACATCCTGCCCACTCAGACCGGCAAAAATGCGCGTATTAAAGCCCGCGTCCGGGCCAGGGGCATTGGGAGGACCATACAAAAAAAAGAGACGCGCACACAGAACATCGACGCTATAAGTCGCATAATACTGGTGGCAAAGATGTTCCGACATCGCCTTGGTCGCGCCATAGGGATCGCTGGGAATCATAGGCGTGTCTTCCGTCAGCGGTCCTTCTTGCTTGCCATAAACCGCACCGCTGGATACATAGACGACCTTCAACCCGCCAACCTGTCGCGCGACTTCGAGAATATTGTGCGTCCCCCCCACATTGACCTGTGTCGCAAAATGGGGATTGTCGCGCACATCCCCCCCCAAAAGCGCGGCCGTGTGAACAATACCCGTGAGATCCGAATTATTGCGCACAATTTCATTGATATGAGCGAAGCCCAGGATATTGCCTTCAACAAAGGTGATGCGATCAGACACATGGGACAAAAAATCGTCGCGCCGCTCAAACATATCAAAAGCAATGACATCTTCGCCCTCTTCGGCGAGGAGTTTGGCGACCCATGAACCGACAAAACCAGACCCTCCGGTAACGAGAATGGACATATTAATCTCCAAAAAATAAATAATGACAGTTTTTCGACCCTATGATAATTGCCCCCATGGGGGATGTCAACGGCTTTGTGCGAAAGGCTTGACTTTGGCAATGGATTTCGTAACCTCATACACGACCTGTATTCTTATATCACTATTACGGAGGACAACAATGGCAACAGTAAAACTGACCGTTCACGCAGGCCCACACAATCGGATCAACTGTCCGGTTTCGACTGTGGTCGAAACACCGGAAAGCGCGACAACGGCGACCTTGAGCACGGGAGATAGCGAAGTTCCCTGTCAGGTGACACCCGCGGGCGATGGTTTGCAGATCAATTTCATTGTCGATCATCTCGAAGCGGGAAAAACCGCCGAGTACGAACTCACA
This sequence is a window from Gemmatimonadota bacterium. Protein-coding genes within it:
- a CDS encoding NAD(P)-dependent oxidoreductase, translated to MNVLILGGSGFLGPYVVKALEDHHQLRVTDIMPIDTPHDTRQVDVSDFAQVMSAAEGMDVIINCSVQRTHRKIAFGVNTMGTHNALCAAVAYGMKRFINTGPRFSLVGPSYLDYDHTISEKIPPQPGTELYAMSKGLGLEICRLFSEHHPLHILSLIFSRFRNPTADPHNTDDSTLSISARDAAQAVKCAIEVDLQTLPSRFEVFFITTDLPHNRFPNTRARSILGFEPRDKLESYWTKPA
- a CDS encoding glycosyl hydrolase family 32, coding for MNALLYNGIVLPEAWPPRNVDEGGPAPVPIPYLDDPPEVICIDLGRQLFVDDFLIASTSLTRVFGEAKIHEASPVLSPETDEEMDNGYCPMAAPFNDGAWYDPEDGLFKLWYMPGWFHSTALAISRDGIHWDRPDLDVVRGTNLVWPNRDGYDRDGCLVWLDYDAERPEERFKMFQYYRYDTGGNATASEGWLHTSPDGIHWSDPVVTTPVGDNTSFFYNPFRKKWCMSIRRQSANLRARFYRECDDFLPTWDQERDEVLWQRIDSLALPDPALPDHRVALYDVNVTPYESLMLGLFAIFRGPENDICAEKGVPKTMDLELGYSRDGFHFSRPNRTPFLASSRRIGDWNRAYLHAVGGVCMVVGDEVWIYFTGFSGQSPKLGKTDVGEIGRSRRVMYAGASTGLATIRRDGFASMDAGASGGMLTTRPVVFKGHRLFVNVEVPRGELRVEVLEENGRSVEGLRADQCVPLCVDRTCCEILWTSGQNLSSVSGRPVVFRFYLQSGRLFSFWVTDDPNGASSGYLGAGGPGCTKGRDLPG
- a CDS encoding zinc-binding dehydrogenase translates to MSNKTLRYLDDGSIELFEREVSDPGENEVQIEGGACGICSWDVVTAKLGNQMHPMAPPGHEGVGYVAKIGAGVTDFKEGDRVAGGGFANIRNLSAQRVFKIPESDLPDEYWIVEPVSCAVTGIDHCQIQPGNRIVVVGCGFMGLLILQGLLRYPLDDLIVLDIVQSRLDLAQQLGVGEVYNTAEVDLQDLSRELKSREIDVVVDTSGSQAGLDLSTDIVKRGGRINLFGWLKGQTASFDPTKWHLGGFTVVNSAPASKLRDTFGPAIRLIHKGIIDLKPLVTHTAMLEDYPALMGQILAGDESYIKGVVTLK
- a CDS encoding NAD(P)-dependent oxidoreductase, whose amino-acid sequence is MSILVTGGSGFVGSWVAKLLAEEGEDVIAFDMFERRDDFLSHVSDRITFVEGNILGFAHINEIVRNNSDLTGIVHTAALLGGDVRDNPHFATQVNVGGTHNILEVARQVGGLKVVYVSSGAVYGKQEGPLTEDTPMIPSDPYGATKAMSEHLCHQYYATYSVDVLCARLFFLYGPPNAPGPDAGFNTRIFAGLSGQDVSLPQGREQKADWTYIEDAARGVLLMLRATDVASRSFNIATGTYNPIDEIIEVVRRHSPGNPRYEVGPGVNLERGAPLDIALARDQLGYEPKYDLESGVRAYRAWFDQRRA